A genomic segment from Planctomycetaceae bacterium encodes:
- the galA gene encoding beta-galactosidase GalA, translated as MTTMRHRLSLDQGWKFALGHAADVEKDFGYGKDGLFRKTGCSQGPGVPDFDDAAWRNIDLPHDWAVELPFDPRGDVAHGFKAAGWQCPENSVGWYRRAFDLPAGDEGSCLAIEFDGVFRNCVVWFNGHYMGGNFGGYNSFRIDVSAQTNYGGRNVLAVRVDVSKDEGWFYEGAGIYRHVWLSKTAPLHVAPHGAFVRAKVGKGGAALTIQTSVCNCSERAAACRVTSIILDPAGKTVAKVQGSLRVAADATRELVQKARVARPALWSLDTPQRYTLVTQVRESSKLIDETRTPFGIRTVAFSAKTGFALNGKRMKLKGVCCHQDHAGVGAALPDSLQEYRIRRLKDMGCNALRTSHNLPTAELLDACDRLGMLVMDETRRMGTDDDTLAELRTMVLRDRNRPCVVLWSIGNEEMAIQGTDVGRRIARRMYRIVKSLDPSRAVTQAMNGRWGEGFTHTLDVQGCNYIKCGNIDAFHEKFPAMPVLYSESASTLCTRGQYAIDEEKCYVTAYGREVPSWGSSPEEMWKHDVARPWCGGAFVWTGFDYRGEPTPYNRWPCINSHFGIMDTCGFPKDTFYYYKAWWGSEPLVHILPHWTWPGRQGQEIEVWVHTNCPEVDLLLDGQSLGRRGVEPQGHAEWKVPYRPGKLEARGYRDGKVIARDAVETAGEPAAIVLMPDRKTMAADNRDAVVINAAVVDGRGRVVPGAENEVHFAATAGGRIIGVGNGNPSSHESDKADRRNAFAGLCQVIVQSTGRAGPVTLTAQSSSLKAAKAVIQARRPGLCE; from the coding sequence ATGACGACGATGCGCCATCGCCTCTCGCTCGACCAGGGTTGGAAGTTCGCGTTGGGACACGCCGCCGACGTGGAGAAAGATTTCGGCTATGGCAAGGACGGGCTGTTTCGCAAGACCGGTTGCTCGCAGGGGCCCGGCGTGCCGGACTTTGACGACGCGGCGTGGCGCAACATCGACCTGCCGCACGACTGGGCGGTCGAGCTGCCCTTCGATCCGCGTGGCGATGTCGCCCACGGGTTCAAGGCCGCCGGGTGGCAGTGCCCGGAGAACTCGGTGGGATGGTACCGCCGCGCGTTTGATCTGCCGGCCGGCGACGAGGGCTCGTGCCTGGCGATCGAGTTCGACGGGGTGTTCCGCAACTGCGTGGTCTGGTTCAACGGCCACTACATGGGCGGCAATTTCGGCGGGTACAACAGCTTCCGCATCGACGTGAGCGCCCAAACCAACTACGGCGGTCGCAATGTGCTGGCCGTCCGCGTGGACGTGTCGAAGGACGAAGGCTGGTTCTACGAAGGGGCGGGCATCTATCGCCACGTGTGGCTGAGCAAGACGGCGCCGCTGCACGTGGCGCCGCATGGCGCGTTCGTGCGGGCCAAGGTCGGCAAGGGCGGGGCGGCGCTGACGATCCAGACCAGCGTGTGCAATTGCAGTGAGCGCGCGGCTGCGTGTCGAGTGACTTCGATCATTCTCGACCCGGCGGGCAAGACCGTCGCGAAGGTCCAGGGCTCGCTGCGCGTGGCGGCGGATGCGACGCGCGAGCTGGTGCAGAAGGCCCGCGTGGCGCGGCCGGCGCTTTGGTCGCTCGATACGCCGCAGCGTTACACGCTGGTGACGCAGGTGCGCGAGAGTTCCAAGCTGATCGACGAAACACGCACGCCGTTTGGCATTCGCACGGTGGCGTTCTCGGCGAAAACCGGCTTTGCCCTCAACGGCAAGCGAATGAAGCTCAAGGGCGTCTGCTGCCACCAGGACCACGCCGGCGTCGGGGCGGCGCTGCCTGACAGCCTGCAGGAGTATCGCATCCGCCGGCTCAAGGACATGGGTTGCAACGCCCTGCGCACCAGCCACAACCTGCCCACGGCCGAGCTGCTCGACGCCTGCGACCGCCTGGGCATGCTGGTGATGGACGAGACCCGCCGCATGGGGACCGACGACGACACGCTGGCCGAGCTGCGCACGATGGTGCTGCGCGACCGCAACCGCCCGTGCGTGGTGCTGTGGTCCATCGGCAACGAGGAGATGGCGATCCAGGGCACGGATGTTGGGCGGCGGATCGCGCGGCGGATGTACCGGATCGTCAAGAGCCTCGACCCCAGCCGCGCCGTGACGCAGGCGATGAACGGCCGCTGGGGCGAGGGGTTCACGCACACCCTGGACGTGCAGGGCTGCAACTACATCAAGTGCGGCAATATCGACGCCTTCCACGAGAAGTTCCCGGCCATGCCGGTGCTGTACAGCGAGTCGGCCAGCACGCTCTGCACGCGCGGGCAGTACGCCATCGACGAAGAAAAGTGTTACGTGACGGCCTACGGGCGCGAGGTGCCAAGCTGGGGATCGAGCCCAGAGGAGATGTGGAAGCACGACGTGGCGCGCCCCTGGTGCGGCGGCGCGTTCGTCTGGACGGGCTTCGACTATCGCGGCGAGCCCACGCCGTACAATCGCTGGCCGTGCATCAACAGCCACTTCGGCATCATGGACACCTGCGGGTTCCCCAAGGACACGTTCTATTACTACAAGGCGTGGTGGGGCAGCGAGCCGCTGGTGCATATTCTGCCGCACTGGACCTGGCCCGGCCGCCAAGGGCAGGAGATCGAAGTCTGGGTACACACGAACTGCCCGGAGGTTGACCTGCTGCTCGATGGGCAATCGCTTGGCCGCCGCGGCGTCGAGCCGCAAGGGCACGCCGAGTGGAAGGTGCCGTACCGCCCGGGCAAACTCGAGGCCCGCGGCTATCGCGACGGCAAGGTGATCGCTCGCGACGCAGTCGAGACCGCCGGCGAGCCGGCCGCGATCGTTCTGATGCCCGACCGCAAAACCATGGCCGCGGATAACCGCGACGCCGTGGTGATCAACGCGGCCGTGGTCGATGGCAGGGGCCGCGTCGTCCCCGGCGCCGAGAACGAGGTCCACTTTGCAGCCACCGCCGGCGGGCGCATCATCGGCGTGGGCAACGGGAACCCATCCAGCCACGAGAGCGACAAGGCCGACAGACGCAACGCTTTCGCCGGACTGTGCCAGGTCATCGTGCAATCGACAGGGCGGGCGGGGCCTGTGACGCTGACGGCGCAGTCGTCATCGCTCAAAGCGGCCAAAGCGGTCATCCAGGCGCGGCGCCCCGGGCTGTGCGAGTAG
- a CDS encoding pectinesterase family protein, translated as MPDKRILSLIMFAMAAAGCGPERQPLANPLQVGRILYVSNGANRTEFRTIQSAVDAADSKIEGWTQILVLPGIYDENVVIGPDKARIILTGHNRAGTVLMRGKLSKEDGPPHGEIPLTVRGRDILVRNIRLWNAARPEGTQHETALKLAGDRIIVQNVEIKGDREALVAEGPGRFFITLSTIEGRHDLARAACGGVITLTTLRALDAPKEGGYMLRACRSAAPATQPAGAAAPVGQVAATPPNLPCPLIVRSCVFTGDADASRLTAADLTDAAVLYLVSNTFESRIGVGKPAASLAADATLLPFENSAGKDKLQWPATPPGRIAKPQQKTLAEMLNWDAEAIMRAFD; from the coding sequence ATGCCGGACAAACGAATTCTCTCGCTCATCATGTTCGCAATGGCGGCCGCTGGGTGCGGACCCGAGCGTCAGCCGCTGGCTAACCCGCTGCAGGTCGGGCGCATACTGTACGTCTCCAACGGCGCCAACCGCACCGAGTTCCGCACGATCCAGTCCGCCGTCGACGCCGCCGACTCCAAGATCGAAGGCTGGACGCAGATCCTCGTCCTGCCGGGTATCTACGACGAGAACGTCGTCATCGGGCCCGACAAGGCCCGGATCATCCTGACCGGGCACAACCGCGCCGGCACGGTGCTCATGCGGGGCAAGCTATCGAAGGAGGATGGCCCGCCGCATGGAGAAATTCCCCTGACCGTCCGCGGGCGCGATATCCTTGTCCGCAACATCCGCCTCTGGAACGCCGCCCGCCCCGAGGGCACGCAGCACGAGACGGCCCTGAAGCTCGCCGGCGATCGCATCATCGTGCAGAACGTCGAGATCAAAGGCGACCGCGAGGCCCTGGTGGCGGAGGGGCCCGGTCGGTTCTTCATCACGCTGAGCACGATCGAAGGCCGCCACGACCTGGCCCGCGCCGCCTGCGGCGGCGTCATCACCCTGACCACGTTGCGAGCCCTCGATGCGCCCAAAGAAGGCGGCTACATGCTCCGTGCCTGCCGCAGCGCCGCCCCCGCCACGCAGCCCGCCGGCGCAGCGGCGCCGGTGGGACAAGTCGCCGCCACGCCGCCGAACCTGCCCTGCCCGCTGATCGTGCGCAGTTGCGTCTTCACCGGCGACGCCGACGCCTCGCGTCTCACCGCGGCGGACCTGACGGACGCTGCGGTGCTGTACCTGGTCAGCAACACGTTTGAAAGCCGCATCGGCGTCGGCAAACCTGCCGCCTCATTGGCCGCGGACGCCACGCTGCTGCCTTTCGAAAACAGCGCCGGCAAAGACAAACTGCAGTGGCCCGCCACCCCGCCAGGCCGCATCGCCAAACCTCAGCAGAAGACGCTGGCGGAAATGCTCAACTGGGACGCCGAGGCCATCATGCGGGCGTTTGATTAA